The genomic DNA CTTTGCCATCTTTTTCTAAAACTGTAAGTACGCGAACGCTTTGTTCGTAATGCTTGAATGTTTTCGCGGGTTCGAATTCCCTTATTGCTTCGTCGAGTGCCTCTTCACCCGCATGCCCGAAGGGTGGGTGTCCCACATCATGGCCCAATGCAATTGCTTCTGTAAGGTCTTCATTGATTCGTAAGGCTCGTGCAATCGTTCGCGCGATTTGCGCGACTTCCAAAGTGTGTGTAAGGCGCGTACGATAATGGTCTCCCGACGGATCTATAAAAACTTGCGTTTTGTGTTTCAATCTACGGAAAGATTTGCAATGCAAAATTCTGTCCCTGTCTTGTTGAAAGCATGTGCGAACAGGGTCGGGTTTTTCTTCACGAGCGCGTCCCGCTGAAGCGCATGCGAGTTTTGCGTAGGGAGAAAGTAATTCCCTTTCGAGTGCTTCAGTTCTCTCGCGTATCTGTGTGGGCATGGATTGTGCTCCATGAATCCTCTTTCGGAAATGGGGGGGAAATTCTTTCACGAGTCGAGAGCACGTTTTCGTAAACTTCGAGAACGCTCTCAGCCATATCACGGAATGTCCATCGTCGCGAGGATTTTCGGGCATTCGTTGAAATTCGTCCCCAAAGGGCAGGATTGGAGAGAAGCATAAGAACAGAATTCGCAAACTCATGGGACTCATTATCTACAGCGAAGCCGGTTTCTCCGTTTTCGAGCATAACGCTTGCCCCCCCTCCTTTTACGGCGACCACAGGAAGCGCGTAAGAAAGCGCTTCGCCGATAACTAATCCTTGTGTTTCCGTCGTGCTCGGGAAAACGAAAACATCGGCTGCTGCATAATAGTTATCAACTTTCGAACGCGGGACTGCACCGGTGAAAACGACGTAATCGCCGATTCCGATTTGGCGCACCGTTCTCTTGCAATTTTCCATGTCTGGACCGTCTCCCACGAGCCACAATTGCACGTCTTTCCTCTCCGCAAGAATTCTCTTTAACGCTCGGAATAGAAGAATGAGATTTTTTTCTGGAGCGAGACGGCCGACGTAGAGTAAAAGTTTCGCATCGCCCTTCGCTCCGATTTCCGTGCGTGCTTCTTCTCGAGGTATTTTTCTGGGTGCGGGGTTTCCTGTCGGAATAATCGAGATCGGTTTGATAACTTTATGTTTGAGTAGATTTTCTTTTGCGATTTCACTTGGAACGATGATATGCGCACATTGGTTGTAATATGAATTCGTGATGCGCGCAATTACGAATTTTACGACACGCTTCGGAACGAAAGGCACGTAGTGGGCATATTCTTCGTATAAAGTGTGATATGTGCTTACGAGCGGTATTTGCGATTGCTTTGCCCAACTTTTTCCGATGAGCCCCACCGTGAATGGCGTGTGCGTATGCACGATGTCGAATCGAAAGTGAAGGAATTCTTTTTTGAAAGGGGAGAAAGGAGGAATCGCGAGGGGATAGGATTTTGCATAGCGTGTAACGATGGAACGGAATCGAATGACATTCGGGTCTTTTTCAGTGTAGTTGGGATAGGAAGAGGTAAACACGTGGACGGAATGCCCTATTTTCCGCAGTTCCTCGATAAGCCCTTCGATGCTTACCGATACCCCGTTGATGATCGGTGAAAAACTGTCGGAGAATATTGCAATTCGCAAGGCTCACTCCGGATGTCTGCCATGTTTTTCTACGAATTCTACGATTCCAGATAGTCGGAACCTTCTTTGATTTCCCGCCGTTCGGTGATGCTTCAGCCAATTCCGGTTCGTATACCGCCTTACGGTGGCAGGGCAAACACCTAATAGGCGCGCGGTTTCTTCTAAAGTGAGTTCGGGGTCAATTAAATTGCGAATTAGTTCTTCGCGGGATTCTTTGAATCGCGTCGAATAATACTTTTGTGTGATGTTATCATCGAAAAGTTGAGAAAGAAATTTGAGATTTTTCGGCGCTTGCTGAATAATTTTTTCGAGGTCGGAGGAAATAGGTACGGATTCCACGGGCGTTCTTCGCTTGCGAGGTCGTGGAGCTTGCATTTGCCCTTTTTTTTCTGCTGATGGTTTCTTTTGAGGAGCGGGTGGTGGCGAAATTTTTTCTGTAATTTTTTCCGCAATGGAAGGGGCTGGCTCGAGTTGCACGGCGATGGTTTCAGAATGCCGCTGTTCTTCTTTTTGAAACAAATTCTCCTTTTTGGGAGTTTGTTCTTCAGTAGGTTCTCTCAAAATTTTCGGCAGAGTGGTGATATCTTCCGGAAGGTTTTCTTCTAATTGCGTGAAAAAAGTTTTTTGGTCTTCTTCTTTCGTGATATCGAGGAACGCATTCTCGATATATTCAATCGGGTCATCGAATTTTTTTGGCATAGTCATTACCTCCGTTTTAGATGTTGCTATTATGTTAGATGTTATTTTTCGGGAGAATAAGCATGCTGTCTCCGAAACTCAAAAAACGATATTCGAGTCTAAGTGCCTCATGATAGGCTTTCATAAGAAGTTCTTTACCGCAGAATGCCGCGACTAAAAGAAGCATAGTCGTTCTCGGCATGTGAAAATTCGTAATGAGTCCATCCACGATTTTGAAAGAATAGCCCGGTGTAATCATAAGCTCTGTTACTCCTTCTCCTGATTTTATTTTTCTTTTCTTTATTGCGGCTGATTCTACCGCACGAACGGAAGTCGTTCCTACTGCGAAGATACGACCGCGGCAGTTCTCTATTTTACGCGATGTTTCTTCGGGAATCTCGTATCGCTCCCCATGCATTTTATGGTCGCAAACATCGTCGGTTCGGACAGGGCGAAAAGTGTCGATACCGATATCCAGTGTGATGGTCGCTTGCTGAACGCCTTTTTCTTCGAGCGCTTCTAAAACTCTCGGTGTAAAGTGCAAGCCCGCTGTTGGCGCAGCGGCGCTTCCCGGTTTTCGGGAATAAATCGTTTGGTAGCGTTCGGAATCTTCCAAATCGAAAAACACATAGGGTGGCAAAGGAACTTTACCGAAACTTTTCAGTTCTTCATAAGAAACTGGGGGGGAGAATTGCAGAACGCGCATTCCGTCATCTAAAATCGAATGGACTGTTGCACGAATTCCATTCGAGAATTCGATGCATGTTCCGAGTTGCAACCTTTTAGCCGGTCGTACGATGGATTCGAACAGCCCATCACCCGTTTCCCTGAGAAGCAATACTTCCACTTTCCCCCCCGTAGTTTTCCGTCCGTAAAGTCGCAGCGCAGTAACTCGCGTATCGTTGAGAATCAAAAGATCTCCTTCTTCGAGATAATTAGGAAGTTCGTAAAACAAACGATGCTCGATTACTCCGGTATTAGGATGAACAACGAGCATCTTTGCGTTATCGCGAGGTTCTAAAGGCGATTGCGCTATGGCTTCTCTTGGCAACGTATAATCGAACTCGCTTATACGCATATTCCCACCACTTGCGTGACTTCGAGTAGAGATTGGAGCGGTTTGTCTTCTACGAGAAAATGCGGCCGTTCACCATTTCTAATAATCAAACGCGCATTCCAACCTGCGTCCTTTGCCCCTAAGTAATCGTCTTCGAAGGAATCGCCGATATGGAGCGCTTCGCTCGGCGCGACATTTGCTCGATGCAATGCTTCTCGAAAAATTCCCTCATTCGGTTTTTCGATGCCGATTTCTAAAGAGGGAATGACGAAATCGAAGTATTTTCGTAACTCGAGATTATCGATAATCTTATGCAGTGAACTATCCCAATTGCTGAGCACTCCGAGTTTAAAATTCGATTTTCGCAACTGTCGCAGTGTAGGAACGACATCCGAATACAATCGAAAAACCATCCCATCGGTTGAAAAAATGTTTCTTGTGAGCCATTCGTATAATTCGCGAGATAGCGTCGGGTCTTGACCGATGGATACTAACCATTCTGCAATTTCCCCCTGCCAAAAAGCTCGAATTTCCGCAGGATCTTTGCGGAGTTCTACTTCTTCATGCTCCGCTCTTTTTAGGGAATGGATTTTTTCGAAATTTCGTTTTGCAATTTCTTTGTCTAAAAGAATTCCATGCTCTTCTGCAGCACGCAAAATCAACTCTGCAGGTTCCCAACGACTCTCGATGAGAGTTCCTGCAGCATCGAATGTAATTAACTTTATCCTCTTCTCAGCCATGCGATAAACCAAAGCACCAAAGTTAACACGATGCTCAAAAGAATCATCGTTACAATAGGAAAGTAGAAAGTGAATCCGTCTTTTTGAATCAAAATATCGCCTGGCAATCTTCCGATTCGAAACCCACTTCCCTTCGAGGCGAGCCACAAAAGAAGCCCGAAACCAGCCAAGCTCAAACCTATAAAAATCATGAACTTCGCGAATACGGCAAGTTCGTCCATGATTTTCGAGTATGGCAGAAAAGGGATAAAAGAGCAAGTTTTTACGATAATCTGGGAGATTCTCTATCGGTTCTAAGCGGTATCCTTCAAGGATATGGAACTTCAACCCGTCCGATGGGAGGGGAATTCCCTTTTCGTGCTCGACCAGCGCTTCCTTCCCGAAGAGGAGGTTTGGTTGGAATGTAAAACTTGGAAGGATGTAGCCGAAGCGATTCGCAACATGGCGGTGCGAGGTGCTCCTCTTATCGGAATTGCCGCAGCTTACGGGCTCGCATTAGCGCAACGACAAGGCGAAAACGTAAAATTTGCATACGAAGAGTTATCGAAAACTCGCCCGACTGGAGTGAACTTGGCATTCGCTTTAGAAAGAACGATAAATTCGAGCGACTTCCTCGAAGAGGCACAAAAAATCCATCGAGAGGAGCGCGAGAGAAACGAGAAAATCGGAAAACACGGTGTTACGTTACTGAAAAATCGCGGAAACATCATGACACTTTGCAATACAGGAAGTTTGGCAACGGCTGGGATAGGAACTGCTTTGGGTGTGATACGCACTGCATTTCGGATGGGCATGTTGAACGAAGCGATTGTTTTGGAGACTCGTCCAAGATTACAAGGCGCGAAACTCACCGCATGGGAATTGCAAAAAGACGAAATACCTTTTCGCATTATCACCGATGGAGCGGCTGCATACTATATGAAAACTAAAAGCGCAGAGTTAATCGTCACAGGAGCGGACTGTATCGCAGCGAATGGAGACACAGCGAATAAAATAGGGACGTATGCTCTTGCAATTCAGGCTTCGTATCATAATATCCCTTTCGTCGTGGCGGCGCCATCTTCGACGATTGATTCCCGAAAGCATTCCGGAGACGAGATTCCTATCGAAGAGCGAGGAGTAGAAGAAGTTATGAATATTTTGCATTCCTCGAAAATAAAAGGAAACGTATGGAACCCTGCATTCGATGTAACTCCAGCGCATCTCATTTCTCACATCGTTACCGAAAACGGGATTTACAGTCATCCCTATGATTTTCGGCATGTCTATTCCACACAAGGTGTATGAAAACGATTTCAGAATAATCTGAAAAAACTTTTTTAGCAAATTAAAGTGAAAACGCTGAACTCCAAAGAGTCTTCCTTCGAAAAAACTCCGGTAAAAAAGGAATTGCGTAAAAAAATGTCGCTTGGAGAGTGGTGGAGTAGGAATCAACCGAGGCTTTACGGCGTTCTTATACACTGGTTGGCGAGAATCATAGGTCTTACGATGAGAATCCGTGTTATAGGAGAGGAAAAGTTAAAAGAATATGCGGGGGGAAAAATCATCGCCGGATGGCACGGACGCACATTTTTGGCGGCGATATATTTTCGGAATCGAGGTTATTACACTTTAATCAGCCATTCCAGAGACGGAGAGATGCAATACGGGATATTTCGGCGTTTCGGTTTCAAAACCGTGCGAGGAAGCACCGGTCGAGGGGGGGCAAGGGCAGCGGTGGAGTGTGCGAAGTTATTAAGAGAGAACAATACTTTCGTGTGGACACCGGATGGACCTCGTGGTCCTTCGCAACGCGTGCAGAGAGGGATTTTATGGCTCGCGCAAAAAGGAAATGCTCTCATCTTCCCTGCGGCCTCTTCAGCAAGACCGCGCAAAATTCTTTCCAGTTGGGATAGTTACATGATCCCCTATCCGTTCAGTAAAGGAATTATTATCATCGGCAATCCGATATCTGTCTCTGATCATCTCGGAGAGGAAGGGCTTTCGGAACTGGCTGAAAAGTTAGAAAGCGAATTGAATGACTTACAGAAACAAGCAGAAACGGCGTTGGGTTATTCATGATACGCATCTTTTACAATATTTTGATGATCGTTCTTTCGCCAGTTTGGCTAGTTTGGATGGTGTATCGCACCCGAAAGCGACAACAGCAGCCGAATTGGTCGGAAAGGTGGGGCAATTATTCGATTTCTCCTGACGATACGCGCAAACGGATATGGCTTCATGCTGTTAGTGTGGGAGAGGTGATGGCGGCGAAACCGATTTTGAAAGAACTGCGAGCGTTGCTCCCAGACGTTCGAATCGTCGTAACGTGCACGACGAGCACGGGTTATGGAGTTGCACGGTCCTTGTTGGGAATGGAGGCGGATTATTTATTTTATTTTCCTTTAGATCTGCCGAGTGCTTGCAAACGTGCGATGGCGAGTGTATCTCCTTCCGTGGTCGTGATTATGGAAACGGAATTGTGGCTCAACTTCGTTTGGGCTGCGAAAAAATTTCTGGCTAAGGTATGTATTGCAAACGGAAGAATGTCAGAAAAAAGTTTTCGCAAAGCCTCGCGCATTTCGTTCTATTATAGAAGTGTGTTTTCGTACATAGATGCTTGCTTCGTACAGACAGAAGGAGACGCAGAAAGATTTAGCAAACTGGGGGGGAAAAACATACGGGTTCTCGGAAACTCCAAATATGACGAGGCATCGAGGATAGAAACTAAAAGAGATTGGCGAAAAGAAATCCATCTAAGCCCTTCGGAGAGATGGATCGTAGTCGGGAGCGTGAGAGGAGAATACGAAGAGGATTTCGTTTTGGAGGCATTGCGCGGTATCGAAGCACGCATTCTTTTCGCTCCTCGTCATATCGAAAGAGCGGAAGAAATTTTGAATAAAGCGCAGAAAATGGGATTTCGAACGGGAAGGCGTTCGCGGGGCGAAAACGAAGCGCAATTTTTGGTTTTGGATACTTTCGGTGAACTTGCATCTACCTATTGGCAAGCCGACCTTGCAATTATCGGAGGAGGTTTCGATAAACTGGGTGGTCAAAATATCATCCAGCCCATGGCAGCAGGGTGCCCTGTTGTGTGTGGTCCGCATATGGATAATTTTAGGGAAGCATTCGAAGAAGGAATGGAAGCTGGGGCTTTGAAAGTCGCCCATACTTCGCGTGAACTACGGGAAATTGTCGAAACTCTTCTCGATGATGCAAAACTTCGGGAGGATATGGGCTCTCAGGGGAAAGCGTTGGTCGAACGGCATCGAAACGCTGCTAAAAGATACGCTCTTGCAATTGCGGAATTGGTGAGTGTGTATCATAAAGAAATCGAACCGAATTATCCGACTGTAGGAGCATCGAAGGACGCAGGATAGCGATATGCAAGAACACAACAGTTTCCCTTTGCTTGAAACTATAACGAAACCATTGGATTTACACAAACTCACTCGGCAACAATTGCATGAAATTTGCACGGAAATACGGCGCGCCCTCGTCGAAAACGTTTGCAGAACGGGGGGGCATTTCGCCAGCAATTTAGGAACCGTTGAACTGACCGTAGCCTTATATGCCACCTTTCGCCTTCCTCCCGATATAGTCTGTTGGGATACGGGTCATCAGGCTTATCCTCATAAGATGCTAACAGGGCGATTATCGAAATTCGGAACGCTGAGACAATACGGGGGGCTGAGCGGTTTTCTTCGAATGTCAGAAAGCGAATACGACCATTGGGGTGCAGGGCATGCGTGCACTGCGCTCTCTGCGGCACTCGGCTATGCCGTGGCAAGGGACAAAAAAGGAACGGACGAAAAAGTCGTTGCCATCGTCGGAGACGCCGCTCTTACGGGGGGGATGAGTTGGGAAGCGTTGAATAATGCCGCGCTTTTGGAAACGGATATTTGTGTAGTTCTCAATGATAATAAGATGTCCATAGCGGAAAACGTGGGTGTTCTTACTCACCATTTTGCGAAACTTCGCAGCCGGCCATGGTTTACCAATGCGGAAGAAATTGCAAAACGCATGGTGGAAAGACTTCCCAAGCCGATTCAACGCGCGGCGGCAGGATTACGACACGGTGTTACGCACTATTTCGCTCCCGAGGATGCGGGTGCGATTTTCGAGGAACTCGGCTTTCATTATTTCGGACCCATAGATGGTCATAACTTGGATGTGATGTTGGACGTGTTTGCGAATTTGAGGGAATTGAAAGGTCCTATTTTCGCGCATTGCATCACCGTGAAAGGAAAAGGATACGAAGTTGCAGAACAAGATGCTCGCAAATGGCATGGTGTTATTCCTTTCGACCCGGATGCTTGTGAAATGCCGAAGAGTTCGGGACCTCCCACCTATACGCAAGTTTTCGGAGACACCATTTTGGAACTTGCAAAAAAGGACCCGACCATCGTCGCTATCACCGCAGCGATGCCGGATGGCACTGGACTCGCAAAATTCGCAAAGGAACTTCCGAATCAATTTTATGATGTAGGGATTGCAGAGCAACATGCAGTAACTTTCGCTGCCGGTTTGGCTGCGGGGGGGCTCAAGCCTGCTTGCGCGATTTATTCCACTTTTCTCCAGCGCGCTTTCGACCAAGTTTTGCACGATGTGGCGATTCAGAATTTGCCTGTACGTTTGTTCCTCGATCGTGCTGGCTTAGTCGGGGCGGATGGTGCGACTCACCACGGAGCGTTCGACATCAGTTATCTTTCGCTCATTCCGAATTTGGTTATTCTCGCACCGAGAGACACGAACGAACTCGATGAGATGATTCGATTTGCAATGAACTACGGAAAAGGACCTATTGCCGTGAGATATCCGAGAGGTTCTTCGGATTCGATTCTTCCGGAGAGCAGAACTCCTATCGAATTCGGTGTCGCTGAGACGTTGCGCAGGGGTTCGGATGTCGGTCTCATCGGAATCGGAACGACGGTCGCAATGTGTTATCGAGCCGCTTGCGCACTCGCAGAAGAAAACATCGAAGCGGAAGTGTTGAATGCACGTTTTGCCAAGCCACTCGACGAAAACGCAATTCTCTCGCTTGCTAAAAAAACGAAAAGGTTGGTCGTTGCGGAAGAAAACGTGGCTACGGGGGGGTTCGGAGAAGCAGTCGTTCGCCTTTTACAATTGCATCATCTTGCGGATATTCCTGTAATTGTGATGGCTCTTCCCGATAGATTTGTCGAACACGGTTCACAAAAAGAGTTAGCGGAAGAGGTGGGTTTGACGGTGGAGAATGCCGTTCGAAACGCGAAAGGGTTGTTGGATTATTCGAAAAAGAAAATTTCTTCGAATGTGATTCGATTTACTTAAACACTCGCTATCGCTCCTACGAACCGATGCCGAATAGCAATCGCGCCGTCTGTGCCACGATGAAACAGACGAGGAAAGCAAGCGCAAGCGGCAATAAAGTGGCGATGGCAGTCCATTTTATACTTTTTGTTTCTTTATAAATCGTGAGGATTGTCGTAGAGCAAGGGTTATGCAAAAGGGAAAAAAGCATCAGCGAAATCGCAGTTACGATTGTCCAACCTTGGTCAACGACTAATAGGTGACGCAACTGTTCCATGTTTTCCACTTCTACCATCCTATCCATATTCATGTATCCCATCAAAATCGTAGGAACGACGATTTCATTAGCAGGAATCGCGATGATATAGGCTAACAAAATGATTCCATCCAAACCGATTGCTTTCCCGAGTGGGTCTAATGCACCGGCGATGTGAGCCATCAAACTTTGATCACCGGCGTAAACATTCCCTAAAATCCAAGCCAAGCCTCCGCATGGCGCAGCCATGATAATAGCTCGCCAAAGAACGAATATCGTTCTATCGATCATCGAAGTGTAAAGAATCTGAAGAATTCGAGGCTTTCTATAGGGCGGTAATTCCAAAGTGAAATTCGAAACATGCCCTTTCAATACACTGCGCGATAAAAACCAAGAAACCAAAAGAGTAACGGCTATCCCGAAAAGCGTGAGTGCGACTAAGGAAGACGCTGCAGCGATAGATGCGATTCCGGCAGGAAATGCAGCTGCAACGAAAATCGTAGCCAACATAATCAACGTGGGCCATCTCCCGTTGCATGGCATAAAGTTGTTCGTGATGATGGCAATGAGTCTTTCTCGCGGAGAATCAATGATGCGTGTGGAAATCACTCCTGCTGCATTACAACCGAAACCCATCGCCATAGAAAGAGCCTGTTTGCCATGAGCCCCTGCGCGTTTGAAAACTCGATCCACATTGAAAGCCACTCGCGGTAAATAACCTAAATCCTCCAAAAGGGTGAAAATCGGGAAGAAAATCGCCATGGGGGGGAGCATGACCGAAATGACCCATGCGAGACCGCGATAAACACCGTGCACGAAAAATCCGGTGAACCAAGTTGGAGAACCAATACTCGTAAACAGAAATTCGAGTTGATCTTCGAGCCAAAATAACCCTGTTGCAATCATCTGAGAAGGGTAATTCGCACCTTTTATCGTTACCCAAAACACCCCCATCAAAAGTAATAGCATTACGGGAAAGCCCCATATTTTGCTCGTCAGGATTCGGTCTATTTTCTCGTCCCAGTTCGTCGCAATTTTTCGCGTTCGCTTAACTGCACGCGATGCAATGAGAGAGGCTTCGGAATAAATTTCCGTGACACTCGCATCACGAACTTTGTCCCCCCATTGTTCGCGCATTTCTTTAGCGCGCTCCAACAAACTCGCGAGTTTTGGATTGTTCTGAGCGAAAGTAGGAGCGCTCATGAGCGAGCCTCCTTCGTAAGTGATTTCGTTAACAATGCGAGTCGTCCGTTCGCCAATTCTTCATCTAATTTCGCGTCACTATCCAAAAGCCTCAACGCAATCCATTCCGGATTCGAAATTCCTGGAAGAGCCTCTCGTACGAATGGCAAAAGTTGTTCGACTGCCGATTTCAGTTCCTCGCTGATTTTGGGGGGGCGAGGCTTCGTTATTATTTCTTTCGAAGCGATTTTGTAAACGGCGTCTGCTAATTCTTCCAAGCCTTTTTTACGAGTCGCAATGCAAGGGACTACAGGGATGCTCAAATCTTTCGAGAGTTGTTGATGATTCACTTCGATTCCCTTACGCTCTGCCTCGTCTACTAAATTCAATGCAATTACTACCTTTCCCGTAATTTCTAAAATCTGCAAAGTCAGGTTGAGATTTCTTTCGATGTTCGTAGCATCCATGACCACGATGGTAGCGTCCGGTGCTCCGTACAACAGAAAGTCTCGAACAATCGCTTCGTGTTCCGTGGGTGCATAAAGGGAGTAGGTCCCCGGCAAATCCACTAATTTGAACTTCTTTTCTTTGAAACGAAATGAACCTTCCGCGCGCGTAACTGTCTTTCCGGGCCAGTTGCCGGTGTGCTGCCTTAAACCAGTTAGCGCGTTGAAAAGAGTGCTTTTGCCGGTGTTCGGATTTCCCGCCAAGCCGACGAGAAAATCGAAACCGTTCAGCTTCAAGCCGAATTCTTCAATTCTCTTCGTCATCTTTTCTTCCTATCCCAGAACCTATTCGCTTAACGAAAATCTTCGAAGCATCTTCCTCCCGAAGCGCGACCTGCGAACCCTTTATCCGATAAGCAGTGGGGTCGCCCCACGGGCTCAGCATGACTACTTCTACTTCAGCGCCCGGAATAAAGCCGAGGTCTAAGAGTCTCCTTCTTGCTGCGCCATCGACACGTACCTCGAGAATCACGGCACGCTCCCCTGACGATAACTGCGATAAGATTGTCTCGCTATGTATCGCTGGCATTTCGAACCTCCTTGGTAGGTTTCGGGGGAATCGGCTTGCCATGAGGGCAGGTGGTGGGGTGCCCTAAAAGTTCGGCGATACGGTCCTCGAATTCTTCCGTGATGTGGTGCTCGAGAATCTCCGCCTGAGCATGAACTTCGTCAGGAGTGAAGCCCAAATGCTCGGTCAAATACCGTTCGAGGAGCCGATGATGTCGGATCATTTCGAGTGCTAACTCCTCACCGGCAGGGGTTAGGCGAGCACCGTAGTAGGGGGTGTGCTCGACCCAGCCTTTTGCCTTGAGAAACCTGAGCATCTTGCTCACAGCCGCCTGTGTGTTTCCCAAGACCTCTGCCAGATGCTTGGTGT from Fimbriimonadales bacterium includes the following:
- a CDS encoding metal-dependent transcriptional regulator, which produces MTSAIQDYVKAIYTLSRTGERANTKHLAEVLGNTQAAVSKMLRFLKAKGWVEHTPYYGARLTPAGEELALEMIRHHRLLERYLTEHLGFTPDEVHAQAEILEHHITEEFEDRIAELLGHPTTCPHGKPIPPKPTKEVRNASDT
- a CDS encoding FeoB small GTPase domain-containing protein; this encodes MTKRIEEFGLKLNGFDFLVGLAGNPNTGKSTLFNALTGLRQHTGNWPGKTVTRAEGSFRFKEKKFKLVDLPGTYSLYAPTEHEAIVRDFLLYGAPDATIVVMDATNIERNLNLTLQILEITGKVVIALNLVDEAERKGIEVNHQQLSKDLSIPVVPCIATRKKGLEELADAVYKIASKEIITKPRPPKISEELKSAVEQLLPFVREALPGISNPEWIALRLLDSDAKLDEELANGRLALLTKSLTKEARS
- a CDS encoding nucleoside recognition domain-containing protein → MSAPTFAQNNPKLASLLERAKEMREQWGDKVRDASVTEIYSEASLIASRAVKRTRKIATNWDEKIDRILTSKIWGFPVMLLLLMGVFWVTIKGANYPSQMIATGLFWLEDQLEFLFTSIGSPTWFTGFFVHGVYRGLAWVISVMLPPMAIFFPIFTLLEDLGYLPRVAFNVDRVFKRAGAHGKQALSMAMGFGCNAAGVISTRIIDSPRERLIAIITNNFMPCNGRWPTLIMLATIFVAAAFPAGIASIAAASSLVALTLFGIAVTLLVSWFLSRSVLKGHVSNFTLELPPYRKPRILQILYTSMIDRTIFVLWRAIIMAAPCGGLAWILGNVYAGDQSLMAHIAGALDPLGKAIGLDGIILLAYIIAIPANEIVVPTILMGYMNMDRMVEVENMEQLRHLLVVDQGWTIVTAISLMLFSLLHNPCSTTILTIYKETKSIKWTAIATLLPLALAFLVCFIVAQTARLLFGIGS
- a CDS encoding FeoA family protein is translated as MPAIHSETILSQLSSGERAVILEVRVDGAARRRLLDLGFIPGAEVEVVMLSPWGDPTAYRIKGSQVALREEDASKIFVKRIGSGIGRKDDEEN